Proteins found in one Populus alba chromosome 14, ASM523922v2, whole genome shotgun sequence genomic segment:
- the LOC118030192 gene encoding uncharacterized protein: MLGSLGEEELDQMIRDYIESDQSTSPAPVSKPAPKKSQSILQDILLEATDIETQLLDKVLMYVRGMREPNSLKEWVVMRLQMDGYEASLCKTSWVYSFGHKVIQFTGDYDYIDVMIMNQNSSYKTTRLIVDMDLRSQFELARPTQTYKELINALPAVFVGSEERLDKIISLLCSAAKASLKENDLHIPPWRKAEYMQSKWFSKNCNKVSVMLNPELGSDAGEEKNSATCCPSIF, from the exons ATGTTGGGTAGCCTTGGAGAGGAAGAGCTCGATCAAATGATCAGAGACTACATTGAATCAGATCAATCAACCTCACCAGCTCCAGTGTCAAAACCTGCCCCCAAAAAATCTCAATCAATCTTGCAG GATATTCTCTTGGAGGCAACAGATATTGAGACTCAGCTTCTTGACAAGGTCTTGATGTATGTTAGAGGTATGAGAGAACCCAATAGTCTCAAAGAATGGGTGGTCATGAGGTTGCAAATGGATGGTTATGAAGCTTCTCTATGTAAAACCTCCTGGGTttactcttttggccacaaag TTATCCAGTTTACAGGAGATTACGACTACATAGATGTAATGATCATGAACCAGAACTCAAGCTACAAGACAACAAGGCTGATAGTAGACATGGATTTAAGGTCGCAGTTTGAGTTGGCAAGGCCTACACAAACATACAAAGAGCTCATTAACGCTCTTCCTGCAGTCTTTGTTGGCTCTGAAGAGAGGCTTGACAAGATAATCTCTCTTTTATGCTCAGCTGCCAAAGCATCGCTCAAAGAAAATGATCTCCATATTCCTCCATGGAGGAAAGCAGAGTACATGCAGTCAAAATGGTTCTCAAAGAACTGCAACAAAGTCTCAGTCATGCTCAACCCTGAACTGGGCTCGGATGCAGGTGAAGAGAAAAACAGCGCTACATGTTGTCCCTCCATCTTTTAG